In Hippoglossus stenolepis isolate QCI-W04-F060 chromosome 21, HSTE1.2, whole genome shotgun sequence, one DNA window encodes the following:
- the ccdc189 gene encoding coiled-coil domain-containing protein 189, which yields MDVTIKVPRALKAKVMLWTDASFHDMEVIDSTQSVPDLERVVGRVFGVDPAEPKRGVVLELYVQTVIFCRKFSFNKEQTSALLSIIKSIHEANIETPLNNMEHCFDYCKELLLCHSVRRPPFSINLFSPKEADFILNYIYNSYMRHCKLYKYIFTPQVKLDLSLTYVAIPVEDSSAAGAKDALTKEDSTDTQYTSLTEQEKSMLGHTSELKAIVETEVRDQMMLVSGQLDKRMKEIADQHKTLDSPQPNHKAKK from the exons ATGGACGTGACAATAAAG gTCCCCCGGGCTCTCAAAGCTAAAGTGATGCTATG GACGGATGCAAGCTTCCATGACATGGAGGTGATCGACAGCACGCAGTCTGTTCCTGATCTCGAAAG AGTTGTAGGCAGAGTGTTTGGAGTTGACCCCGCTGAACCCAAAAGAGGAGTCGTGCTGGAGCTGTATGTGCAGACTGTGATCTTTTGCAGAAAGTTCAGCTTCAACAAGGAACAAACTTCTGCTCTGCTGTCCATCATCAAGTCCATCCACGAGGCTAACATAG AAACACCACTCAACAACATGGAGCACTGTTTCGATTACTGCAAAGAGCTTCTGCTCTGTCACTCTGTCAGG CGACCCCCCTTTAGTATCAACCTCTTCAGCCCTAAGGAGGCCGACTTTATCCTGAACTACATCTACAACAGCTACATGAGACACTGCAAACTCTATAAATATATCTTCACTCCACAG gtTAAACTTGATTTGTCACTGACTTACGTTGCGATCCCTGTTGAGGATTCTTCTGCTGCAG GAGCAAAAGATGCGCTGACGAAAGAGGATTCCACTGACACACAGTACACATCCCTCACAGAGCAAGAGAAAAGCATGCTCG GCCACACATCGGAACTGAAGGCAATTGTAGAGACAGAAGTCAGAGATCAGATGATGCTCGTGTCAGGACAACTTGACAAGAGAATGAAGGAAATTGCAGATCAGCACAAAACGTTAGATTCTCCACAGCCCAACCACAAGGCCAAAAAATAA
- the si:dkey-220f10.4 gene encoding tubby protein homolog: protein MEEPDIRQQKLDNQRTLLIKKQQKKRTDSQMVTANWDTRKKNLKLKASQSDETPLLISQSLSNASLSDQVEHAHDNPMDVITLGECNLTASETLEETPSEMPATPQKMNLETDKESELKCEGENDAQAEGKKTKKKDVKKEKAKRTTEVEQNDEKEKEKDKDHEKKEKKTKTKDKVKESEDSQKTNRTSKEPKKTHLQEASTQEAESVVEEAKPKKKKCDESDDEEDDRSNRPVPQSSKRKKQLDTSRCQISDERRDDEVQEKEKKEKREKKTKETEKTTPSLASLNSNYRGSSSSGSESNERSTSPMSVEDLEKFALRPAPRDVTIQCRVTRDRRGMEKGIYPTYYLHMEKEDGKRVFLMAGRKRKKCKTSNYLISTDPTNLSRDTNCYIGKLRSNVLGTKFTVYDGGENPEKKPFIKESESVREELAAICYETNVLGFKGPRKMTVIIPGMLVNDERVSVCPKNELDTLLGCHANGNTDKLVTLVNKSPSWKEETQSYVLNFHGRVTQASVKNFQIIHPDNDDYIVMQFGRVAEDVFSMDYSFPVCALQAFAITLSSFDGKLACE, encoded by the exons ATGGAGGAGCCGGATATACGACAACAGAAGCTGGACAACCAG CGAACCCTTCTAATCAAAAAGCAGCAAAAGAAGAGGACGGACTCTCAAATGGTGACGGCCAACTGGGACACTCGCAAAAAGAACCTAAAGCTCAAAGCCTCCCAATCTGATGAAACCCCTCTGTTGATCAGCCAATCCCTGAGCAACGCTTCACTGAGTG ATCAAGTTGAGCACGCCCATGATAACCCAATGGATGTGATCACGTTGGGTGAATGCAACTTGACAGCAAGTGAGACGTTAGAGGAAACGCCTTCAGAGATGCCGGCTACTCCGCAAAAAATGAACTTGGAAACCGACAAAGAGTCTGAGCTGAAGTGTGAGGGGGAGAACGATGCCCAGGCGGaggggaaaaagacaaagaagaaagatgtgaaaaaagaaaaagcgaAACGAACTACAG AGGTGGAACAGAACGacgagaaggagaaagaaaaggacaaagaccacgagaaaaaggagaaaaaaacaaagacgaaGGACAAAGTGAAAGAATCTGAAGACTCGCAGAAGACAAACAGGACGAGCAAAGAACCAAAAA AGACGCATTTGCAGGAGGCCTCGACTCAAGAGGCAGAGTCTGTGGTGGAGGAGGCAAAgccgaagaagaagaaatgtgatgaaAGTGACGATGAAGAGGACGACAGGTCAAACAGGCCGGTCCCTCAGTCGTccaagaggaaaaaacaactgGACACAT CCCGGTGCCAAATAAGTGACGAGAGGAGAGACGACGAAGTccaggaaaaggagaaaaaagagaaaagggagaaaaagacaaaggaaaCGGAGAAAACTACGCCGAGTCTGGCGTCGCTGAACTCCAACTACAGGGGGAGCTCATCTTCAGGCAGCGAATCGAATGAAAGA tCAACCTCTCCAATGTCAGTGGAGGATCTGGAGAAGTTTGCTTTGCGTCCTGCTCCCAGAGACGTAACCATCCAGTGCAGGGTCACCAGGGACAGGAGGGGCATGGAGAAGGGCATTTACCCGACGTACTACCTCCACATGGAGAAGGAGGATGGAAAGAGG GTTTTTCTAATGGCGGGTAGAAAACGGAAGAAGTGTAAAACATCCAACTACCTCATTTCCACGGATCCGACAAATCTGTCCAGAGACACAAACTGCTACATAGGAAAACTAAG GTCCAATGTCCTGGGTACAAAGTTCACAGTCTATGACGGAGGAGAAAACCCAGAGAAAAAGCCTTTCATTAAAGAGAGTGAATCTGTGCGGGAAGAGCTGGCAGCAATTTGCTAT GAGACGAATGTGCTGGGTTTCAAGGGTCCAAGGAAAATGACAGTGATCATCCCCGGCATGCTCGTAAATGATGAACGAGTGTCCGTCTGTCCAAAGAAT GAGCTCGACACTCTTCTGGGCTGCCACGCCAACGGCAACACGGACAAACTGGTCACGCTGGTGAACAAATCCCCGAGCTGGAAGGAAGAGACTCAGTCGTACGTGCTCAACTTCCATGGGCGTGTCACCCAGGCCTCAGTGAAAAACTTCCAGATCATCCACCCTGACAACG ACGATTACATAGTGATGCAGTTTGGCCGTGTGGCCGAGGACGTCTTCTCCATGGACTACAGTTTCCCCGTGTGTGCCCTGCAAGCCTTTGCCATCACCCTGTCGTCGTTCGATGGCAAACTGGCCTGTGAGTGA
- the LOC118100819 gene encoding interleukin-21 receptor → MDRSSTLRLRLIRLNVVLLVSASIICLHGNPIAGDHDLHCVNDYLFTVNCTLSLKPSENTSGSNSSYWLDFTETFEPKTFQCMLTNTDRDCFCSVKTSDLTPDSEYPEMFTDTDTFKISLCHNQTDGSKMCEELDGEYTPQTNIKPNAPCGLTFSNNSGQHHFTWSSTYEEYEPYTGLVNSFKYQLHYFRRGDEHDDNEVISRDIYTERTNYSVDDHVFVPDSDYAASVRSSPNMVFYQGEWSDWSDEVHWRSAMNDLPRNTFITGLGMKVFITLCVLVPLILLMCYAPVKIWRQSAFIPTPAPYFHTLYSNCQGDFKSWVITQEGTADMLKAEAMLQIDTLTPCADVPEDKLQPHFHHRLMEGSVYSNLINTECDTSHLVPYAVNTMEPLSAPGSLTLSSQPGSPAEGDSGCWLCSDSSLEKDSPWYFSKYCTLSSLTQTSPFTAEHHGSLSTKCSSQQIISMDATGETQ, encoded by the exons ATGGATCGGAGCTCGACATTGAGACTGAGGCTGATTCGGCTGAACGTGGTTCTGCTCGTGTCTGCCAGCATCATCTGTCTGCATGGAAATCCTATCGCAG GGGACCACGATCTTCACTGTGTGAACGATTACTTGTTCACCGTCAACTGCACCCTGAGCCTCAAACCATCAGAAAACACCTCTGGCAGCAACAGCTCCTACTGGCTCGAtttcacagaaacatttgaacC aaagACGTTTCAGTGCATGctgacaaacactgacagggATTGTTTCTGCTCTGTTAAAACATCTGATCTGACGCCTGACAGCGAATATCCAGAGAtgttcacagacacagatactTTTAAAATCTCACTCTGTCACAACCAGACTGATGGATCTAAAATGTGCGAGGAGCTGGATGGCGAATACACACCTCAAACCAACA TTAAACCAAACGCACCGTGCGGCCTCACGTTCAGCAACAACTCAGGTCAACACCACTTCACCTGGAGCAGCACCTATGAGGAATATGAGCCTTACACGGGTCTGGTCAACAGCTTCAAGTATCAGCTTCATTATTTTAGAAGAGGAGACGAACATGACGACAATGAG GTGATCTCACGTGATATCTACACAGAAAGAACAAACTATTCTGTGGACGATCACGTGTTTGTGCCGGACTCAGACTACGCTGCCAGTGTACGGTCCAGTCCCAACATGGTTTTTTACCAAGGAGAGTGGAGCGACTGGTCCGATGAGGTTCACTGGAGGTCGGCCATGAATG ATCTCcccagaaacacatttattacgGGGCTGGGGATGAAGGTGTTCATCACCTTATGTGTGCTGGTGCCACTCATCCTACTTATGTGCTATGCTCCTGTAAAGAT ATGGAGGCAGAGTGCCTTCATCCCAACTCCAGCTCCCTATTTCCACACCCTGTACTCCAACTGTCAAGGAGATTTTAAG AGCTGGGTGATCACACAAGAAGGCACAGCAGACATGCTGAAAGCAGAGGCCATGCTCCAAATCGACACCCTGACCCCGTGTGCAGACGTCCCAGAGGACAAGCTTCAGCCCCACTTTCACCACCGGCTGATGGAGGGCAGCGTGTACAGTAACTTAATCAACACAGAGTGTGATACCTCACACCTCGTCCCTTATGCTGTGAACACCATGGAGCCACTGTCAGCTCCAGGGAGTCTGACCCTCAGTTCTCAGCCGGGTAGCCCAGCTGAGGGGGACTCTGGGTGCTGGCTCTGCAGCGACTCCTCCCTGGAGAAGGACTCTCCTTGGTACTTTAGTAAATACTGCACCCTGAGCAGCCTCACGCAGACTAGTCCATTCACAGCAGAGCATCATGGGAGCTTGTCAACAAAATGTTCCTCACAGCAGATCATCAGCATGGATGCCACTGGGGAAACACAGTGA
- the ube2ib gene encoding SUMO-conjugating enzyme UBC9-A, whose protein sequence is MSGIALSRLAQERKAWRKDHPFGFVAVPTKNPDGTMNLMNWECAIPGKKGTPWEGGLFKLRMLFKDDYPSSPPKCKFEPPLFHPNVYPSGTVCLSILEEDKDWRPAITIKQILLGIQELLNEPNIQDPAQAEAYTIYCQNRVEYEKRVRAQAKKFSPS, encoded by the exons ATGTCAGGCATTGCATTGAGCCGGCTTGCCCAGGAGCGCAAGGCATGGCGGAAGGACCATCCTTTT GGATTTGTTGCTGTACCAACAAAAAATCCAGATGGAACCATGAATCTCATGAATTGGGAATGTGCTATTCCTGGCAAGAAGGGG actCCGTGGGAAGGAGGCCTGTTCAAACTCCGCATGTTGTTCAAGGATGACTATCCTTCTTCACCGCCGAAAT GTAAATTTGAGCCTCCGCTCTTCCATCCAAATGTGTATCCATCAGGCACAGTATGCCTATCTATTCTAGAGGAGGACAAAGACTGGAGACCGGCCATCACAATAAAGCAG ATCTTATTAGGTATCCAGGAACTCCTAAATGAGCCAAATATCCAGGATCCAGCTCAAGCAGAGGCTTACACAATCTACTG CCAAAACAGAGTAGAATATGAAAAAAGAGTTCGAGCACAAGCCAAAAAATTCTCCCCATCGTAA
- the kctd5b gene encoding BTB/POZ domain-containing protein KCTD5 isoform X2, with translation MAESSSETSGSVHRRCVAHSSASAERNISPGVGASKWIRLNVGGTYFLTTRQTLCRDPKSFLYRLSQADPELDSDKDETGAYLIDRDPTYFGPVLNYLRHGKLVLNRDLAEEGVLEEAEFYNITSLIKLLKDKIRERDCKTSQVPVKHVYRVLQCQEEELTQMVSTMSDGWKFEQLVSIGYGRAHQSEFLLIVSREVKGEESALPNNSGELVSIGSSYNYGNEDQAEFLCVVSKELHNQSYGTNSEPSEKAKILQERGSRM, from the exons atggCAGAGAGTAGCTCCGAGACGAGCGGCTCCGTTCACCGGAGATGTGTGGCCCATTCCTCGGCGTCGGCGGAGAGGAACATTTCACCCGGCGTCGGGGCATCGAAGTGGATCCGCCTGAACGTCGGGGGCACGTATTTTCTAACGACGAGACAGACGCTGTGTCGGGATCCCAAATCCTTTCTGTACAGACTGAGCCAGGCTGACCCCGAGCTCGACTCCGACAAG gatgAAACTGGTGCCTATCTCATAGACAGAGACCCAACATACTTTGGGCCAGTGCTTAACTACTTGAGGCATGGCAAACTGGTGCTCAACAGGGACTTGGCAGAGGAAG GTGTGTTGGAAGAAGCCGAATTCTACAACATTACATCATTAATAAAGCTCCTCAAGGACAAGATCAGGGAACGCGACTGCAAAACATCACAG GTTCCGGTGAAACATGTGTATCGGGTGCTGCAGtgccaggaggaggagctgacacAGATGGTTTCTACCATGTCGGACGGCTGGAAGTTTGAACAG CTTGTCAGTATAGGTTACGGGCGGGCCCACCAGTCAGAGTTTCTGCTGATTGTGTCAAGGGAGGTGAAGGGAGAGGAGTCTGCTTTGCCAAACAACAGCGGAGAG CTGGTCAGCATAGGCTCCTCTTACAACTACGGAAACGAAGACCAAGCCGAGTTCCTGTGTGTAGTCTCCAAGGAGCTGCACAATCAATCATACGGGACAAACAGTGAGCCCAGTGAGAAGGCtaag attCTTCAGGAAAGGGGTTCCCGGATGTGA
- the kctd5b gene encoding BTB/POZ domain-containing protein KCTD5 isoform X4, with protein sequence MAESSSETSGSVHRRCVAHSSASAERNISPGVGASKWIRLNVGGTYFLTTRQTLCRDPKSFLYRLSQADPELDSDKDETGAYLIDRDPTYFGPVLNYLRHGKLVLNRDLAEEGVLEEAEFYNITSLIKLLKDKIRERDCKTSQVPVKHVYRVLQCQEEELTQMVSTMSDGWKFEQLVSIGSSYNYGNEDQAEFLCVVSKELHNQSYGTNSEPSEKAKILQERGSRM encoded by the exons atggCAGAGAGTAGCTCCGAGACGAGCGGCTCCGTTCACCGGAGATGTGTGGCCCATTCCTCGGCGTCGGCGGAGAGGAACATTTCACCCGGCGTCGGGGCATCGAAGTGGATCCGCCTGAACGTCGGGGGCACGTATTTTCTAACGACGAGACAGACGCTGTGTCGGGATCCCAAATCCTTTCTGTACAGACTGAGCCAGGCTGACCCCGAGCTCGACTCCGACAAG gatgAAACTGGTGCCTATCTCATAGACAGAGACCCAACATACTTTGGGCCAGTGCTTAACTACTTGAGGCATGGCAAACTGGTGCTCAACAGGGACTTGGCAGAGGAAG GTGTGTTGGAAGAAGCCGAATTCTACAACATTACATCATTAATAAAGCTCCTCAAGGACAAGATCAGGGAACGCGACTGCAAAACATCACAG GTTCCGGTGAAACATGTGTATCGGGTGCTGCAGtgccaggaggaggagctgacacAGATGGTTTCTACCATGTCGGACGGCTGGAAGTTTGAACAG CTGGTCAGCATAGGCTCCTCTTACAACTACGGAAACGAAGACCAAGCCGAGTTCCTGTGTGTAGTCTCCAAGGAGCTGCACAATCAATCATACGGGACAAACAGTGAGCCCAGTGAGAAGGCtaag attCTTCAGGAAAGGGGTTCCCGGATGTGA
- the kctd5b gene encoding BTB/POZ domain-containing protein KCTD5 isoform X3, producing the protein MAESSSETSGSVHRRCVAHSSASAERNISPGVGASKWIRLNVGGTYFLTTRQTLCRDPKSFLYRLSQADPELDSDKDETGAYLIDRDPTYFGPVLNYLRHGKLVLNRDLAEEGVLEEAEFYNITSLIKLLKDKIRERDCKTSQVPVKHVYRVLQCQEEELTQMVSTMSDGWKFEQLVSIGSSYNYGNEDQAEFLCVVSKELHNQSYGTNSEPSEKAKSEDEETDYEMNDSD; encoded by the exons atggCAGAGAGTAGCTCCGAGACGAGCGGCTCCGTTCACCGGAGATGTGTGGCCCATTCCTCGGCGTCGGCGGAGAGGAACATTTCACCCGGCGTCGGGGCATCGAAGTGGATCCGCCTGAACGTCGGGGGCACGTATTTTCTAACGACGAGACAGACGCTGTGTCGGGATCCCAAATCCTTTCTGTACAGACTGAGCCAGGCTGACCCCGAGCTCGACTCCGACAAG gatgAAACTGGTGCCTATCTCATAGACAGAGACCCAACATACTTTGGGCCAGTGCTTAACTACTTGAGGCATGGCAAACTGGTGCTCAACAGGGACTTGGCAGAGGAAG GTGTGTTGGAAGAAGCCGAATTCTACAACATTACATCATTAATAAAGCTCCTCAAGGACAAGATCAGGGAACGCGACTGCAAAACATCACAG GTTCCGGTGAAACATGTGTATCGGGTGCTGCAGtgccaggaggaggagctgacacAGATGGTTTCTACCATGTCGGACGGCTGGAAGTTTGAACAG CTGGTCAGCATAGGCTCCTCTTACAACTACGGAAACGAAGACCAAGCCGAGTTCCTGTGTGTAGTCTCCAAGGAGCTGCACAATCAATCATACGGGACAAACAGTGAGCCCAGTGAGAAGGCtaag AGCGAGGACGAAGAGACGGATTATGAAATGAATGACTCTGATTAG
- the kctd5b gene encoding BTB/POZ domain-containing protein KCTD5 isoform X1 — translation MAESSSETSGSVHRRCVAHSSASAERNISPGVGASKWIRLNVGGTYFLTTRQTLCRDPKSFLYRLSQADPELDSDKDETGAYLIDRDPTYFGPVLNYLRHGKLVLNRDLAEEGVLEEAEFYNITSLIKLLKDKIRERDCKTSQVPVKHVYRVLQCQEEELTQMVSTMSDGWKFEQLVSIGYGRAHQSEFLLIVSREVKGEESALPNNSGELVSIGSSYNYGNEDQAEFLCVVSKELHNQSYGTNSEPSEKAKSEDEETDYEMNDSD, via the exons atggCAGAGAGTAGCTCCGAGACGAGCGGCTCCGTTCACCGGAGATGTGTGGCCCATTCCTCGGCGTCGGCGGAGAGGAACATTTCACCCGGCGTCGGGGCATCGAAGTGGATCCGCCTGAACGTCGGGGGCACGTATTTTCTAACGACGAGACAGACGCTGTGTCGGGATCCCAAATCCTTTCTGTACAGACTGAGCCAGGCTGACCCCGAGCTCGACTCCGACAAG gatgAAACTGGTGCCTATCTCATAGACAGAGACCCAACATACTTTGGGCCAGTGCTTAACTACTTGAGGCATGGCAAACTGGTGCTCAACAGGGACTTGGCAGAGGAAG GTGTGTTGGAAGAAGCCGAATTCTACAACATTACATCATTAATAAAGCTCCTCAAGGACAAGATCAGGGAACGCGACTGCAAAACATCACAG GTTCCGGTGAAACATGTGTATCGGGTGCTGCAGtgccaggaggaggagctgacacAGATGGTTTCTACCATGTCGGACGGCTGGAAGTTTGAACAG CTTGTCAGTATAGGTTACGGGCGGGCCCACCAGTCAGAGTTTCTGCTGATTGTGTCAAGGGAGGTGAAGGGAGAGGAGTCTGCTTTGCCAAACAACAGCGGAGAG CTGGTCAGCATAGGCTCCTCTTACAACTACGGAAACGAAGACCAAGCCGAGTTCCTGTGTGTAGTCTCCAAGGAGCTGCACAATCAATCATACGGGACAAACAGTGAGCCCAGTGAGAAGGCtaag AGCGAGGACGAAGAGACGGATTATGAAATGAATGACTCTGATTAG